The Methanobrevibacter olleyae genomic interval CTAGCTAAGGGTAAAATGTGTTAAATAATATGGTAAAAAGTCTTTAATAATCACATTTTATTCAAATTACTTTTAAAGTAATTTATTTTTAAAAGAATTTAATTAACTATTTAAAAAGAAATCCTTTAATTTATTAACTATTTAAAAAGAAATCCTTTAATTTTTCTTCATCTATTTTATAATTATCTATGATTTTTCCATCCTCAAAATGTAAAATATGGGAACAAGTTTCCATAATTAATTCAAAGTCATGAGTTATAATAAATGATGTAATACCTAAATTTTGAAGATATCTTAGGTTTTCACTTACTTTCATCATATTTTTCAAATCAAGTCCGCTTGTTGGCTCATCAAAGATTAAAATTTCTTTTTTAGATGCAATAGCTGATGCTATAGCTACTCTTTGTTTTTCTCCACCAGATAATGCCATTGGATGTGAATCTTTTAAATGAATTAAATTTAGATTTGTTAAAATATCCTCTGCAAGCTCTATATCCCCTTCATCCATACTTAATAATATCTCATCAAGGACACTTTCAGTAAATAATTGATGATTGACATCCTGCATTACCATATAAGTTTTTTTCAGCCTATCTTTTCTTTTTAAGGCTTTTTCATCGAAAATTAACTCACCTTTACATGACCTTTTAAGACCACATAAACAATTGGCAAATGTAGATTTTCCAGCTCCATTTTTGCCTATAATTGCAATAATTTCATTTTTAGGTATTTTAACCCTATCAATATCTAAAACTGGTGTTTTATCATATTTGAATTTGAAATTTTTAAGTTCAAGTAATTTTTGGCCATTTGAATAGTATTCTTTGTGTTTTGCATTTAAATTATCTAAATTTAACTGTCTTAAACCTAAATCCCTTAAATCAATATTTTTAAAGTCTGAAATAGACCATTCTTCATTTATCTTTCCATTTTTTATGAATATAACTCTATCTAAGACATTTTCTAAATAGAATAATTTATGCTCTGCAATGATAACAGTTTTTCCCTGTGATTTCCATTTTTTTATTATTTCTTCCAAATGCCAACTTGAGATTGAATCTAAATTAGATGATGGTTCATCTAGCACTAATATTTTAGGATGTACTGCTGATATGGAAGCACATGCTATTTTTTGCTTTTCACCACCTGATAGTTTAAAAATATTTTTATCAAGTAAATTTTTTAAATTGAAATCATTAACTACTTCCTTTAGCCTTCTTTTAATTTCATCTTCAGCGATTCCTAAATTTTCACACCCAAAGACTATTTCACTTGTAGTATCAACATTAAAAAATTGGGTTTTCGGGTTTTGAAAAACAGAGCCAATTTGTTCAGATATTTCATATATAGGCATTTGGATAACTGAATCATCATTTAAATAAACTTCTCCCTTTCTTTTTCCATCAAAGAAGTTTGGGATAAGGCCATTTAAAAAACGAGTTAATGTTGTTTTTCCACAGCCGGATTCCCCACACAATAAAATAACTTCACCCTCTTTAATATTTAAGTTAATATTTTCAAGGTTCATATTATCATTGTATGAAAATGAGATATTATTGATGTTTATCAAATTAATGGCCTCCTATAAAATAAAATATGTAAACTATAAATCCAATAACTGTAATTGCTATTAATAAATAATCAAGTTTATTGAATTTAACAGAAACTAAATGAGTTCTTTTTTTAGGATTACTAAGTCCTCTAGTTAAAGAAGCTGCAGATAATTCATCGCTTGTCTTAACTGCACTGATTAAAATAGGAATCATATAAAATTCAATTAATTTTAAAGGATTTTGCAGTGATTTAAAAGTTAAACCAAATCCTCTCATTTTCATAGCATTGGTTATGGATTTAATTTCTTCACAAACAGATGGAATATATCTAAAAATAACAGAAATAGGTATATTAATATCTTTTGGAATATTGCTTTTCTCCATTGATGCTATAAATTCACTTACCTTTGTTGTAGATATAGTATAGTAACCCATCATAAGAATAGGTAACATTCTTGTTGCACTATAAGTAAAACTCACTATCAATATTGAACTAATACCTTTAGAGCTTGGAAGTAAATAAATTTGAAGGTATTTGGCAATTAAATAGATGATGATATAAATTAAAGCTGATTTTTCATGCTTTGAAAAAAATAAACAAAAAAATGGAATTAAAACTAAAATGCCACTGATATATAGTGGTGCATCATTAAAAACCATGAAACTTAAAATAATCAAGATGATTATTTTTGTTCTTGGATCGATATTAAATCTATTTTGATTATCAAGTTTTAATTCCATTAAACCACCTAAGCAATTCCTGCTCTTTCAAAATGTTTTTTTAATACAATTCTTCCGATATATGCACTTATTAAACCAGTGATGAAAGTTAAAATAATTATAATTATTAAAATTTCATTATTAATAAATGGAGCAATAACATTCACATAATCATTTCCCATTGAAGCACGTATATTACTAATATAATAATCTCTTAGAATAAAAAATGGTATCATATTACCCATTATACCTAATATAAAAATTCCATAACTAATTATTGAATTTTTTAATGAAGAGTAACCTCCCATTCTTAATATACAATCTGCTATAAATGCACATAGGGTAAATACTAATATAGGTACCCAAGTGTGACCTGATAAAAACATTATAATTCCTAAAATTAAACCCATTAAAGTTACCATTCCAAATTTACTAACTCTGGTTAAAAATAGCATATATGGGATTCCACATATCAATGCTCCAAGGATAGGAAGTGCTATCATTAAAATTGGTATATAACCTAACATTCCAAATATGAATATTAAGACTATTATAATCACTGAGAATATGCCAACGGTGATTAAATCTTTTACATTTAATATTTCACTCATTATATTTACCTCCTTATTTATTGAAAATAATGAGAATAAATATTGGGATAATATTTCCCAATATTTTTTAACTAAATTTTCTTAGTTTTTTAATTAACTTTCTTAGCTTTTTTTTAGCTAAATTTTCTTAGTTTTTTTTAATTAATTTTCTTAGCTTTTTTTTAGCTAAATTTTCTTAGTTTTTTTTAATTAATTTTCTTAGCTTTTTTTTAGCTAAATTTTCTTAGCTTTTTTTAATTAAGTCTCTTAGCTTTTTTTAGCTAAATTCTCTTAGCTATTTTTATATTAAATTTTCCATTCACCACTTAAATTTTGCAAATCAACCATCTTTTTGAATAATCCATCTTTTTCAATTAACTCTTCAGGTGAACCTTGTTCTGCTATTCTTCCTTCATTTAAAACAACAATTTTGTCTGCATTTGCTATTGTACGCATTCTATGAGCAATAATAATCACTGTTTTCTTTTTGATTAAGGCAGATAGAGCTTTTTGAATTTTAGATTCATTTTCAACATCTAGAAATGAAGTAGCTTCATCTAAAAGAATGACATTTGCATTTTTAAGAAGTGCTCTTGCAATTGAAATCCTTTGTCTTTGGCCACCAGATAATAGCTCACCATTTTCACCAATAATTGTATCATAACCATTTGGAAGCTTCTCTACAAATTCTTCACATTCTGCAAGACGTGCTGCTTCAATAACTTCTTCATCACTTGCACCTTTTCTTCCAACACGAATATTTTCTAAAATAGAATTATTAAATAAAATAACATCTTGGAATACTATTGAGAAGTTTTCAAGAAGTTTTTCGCAGTCGAGTTCTGCAAGATTTTCTCCACCAAGACTTACCTGTCCATCTACAGGATCCCAAAATCTTGCAGCAAGTTTTGAAACAGTACTTTTACCTCCACCTGATGGTCCAACAAGTGCAGTAACTTCACCCTGTTTTGCAAGAAAATTAATATCAGTTAGAACATCTTTTAAATCATCATAGTTGAAATTAACATCTTTAAATTCTATATCATAGCCATCTAATGAATAGTCAGTTAAACCACCTTCAATTACTAAACTTTCAATTTCTTTTGCTCTATCGATTTTTATATCCATCATCAGTATTTCAGCTAAAAACATCAATCCATTTTCAATTGGATTATAAATTGTAGCTGAAGCTATTAAGAATATTAAAAATGTAAATATGCTTATTTCTCCATTTATAATTAAATAGGAACCTAATAATATTACAGAAACCATTCCAAGATTTAAAAATAATTTACCCACAATTACTCCTGCTGATGCCATCAATTCTGCTTTAATTCTTGATTTTTCAATTGTTGAAGTTAATCCACTTAATTTGGAGAAATATTCATCTTCATAATGGTATGATTTTAATTCACGAATAGATTCTATACATTCTTGCATTGAATCTCCACATCTAAGTAAATCATTCATTACCAGTTTACTGCCTTTGCGAATGTAAATTTTTGTAATGTATAAGATAATAAATGCTACTGGAACAACCCATAAAAGAGCAATTCCTAATCTCCAATCAAAGATTATCATTCCAACAGCTATAATTATTAATGAAAGAATTGAACCAAGTAATTGTGGAACTGCATGGGAGAAAAGATGCTCTAAATCAGTACAGTCATTCATAATTGTTGATGTTAAGTCTGCTAGATCTCTATTTTCGAAAAACGATAATGGTAATTTTCTTAAATTTTCACCTAAGTTAATTCTCCTATTTTCACTTTCAACATATGTGGTATTATATAAAAAATGATATTGTTTCCATGAAAATGCAAAGATAATCCCTAAAACAATTAATATTAATACAATAAACATAGCTAAATTTGGATCAATTATTTCTCCACCCATTAATGGCTCAAGCCAAATATAGAGTAAAAGTGTATATAAACCAACTGGAAAAATAAAAGAGATGTTTTGAAGTGCTGTATATAAAATTCCTTTAATTAAATTATCTGCACCATCTTTTGTAAGTCCAAATCTTTCGACAAAATATTCAGATATCATAATATCTCCTCACTTTTAGCAAAATACTCGAATATCATAATATCTCCTCACTTTTAGCAAAATATTCAAATATCATTATTTTCCCCCACTTTTGACTTTCCATTGAATTGCTTGATTAAACTCAATCCACATTTTTGAATAAGGTCCTTCACTTTCAACTAATGAATCATGATTTCCTTCTTCTACAATTCTTCCATTATCGATAACATAAATCTTATCAACATTTTTAACAGTAGATAATCTATGGGCAATCATAATGACTGTTTTTTCTTTTGTAATTTCTGAAATTGCTTTTTGGATCATATATTCATTTTCAGGGTCTGCTAATGCTGTAGCTTCATCTAATATAATAATTGGTGCATCTTTAAGGATTGCTCTTGCAAGAGATATTCTTTGCTGTTGACCTCCTGAAAGATATGTACCTTCACTACCAATAACTGTATCAATTCCATCTGGTAATTCATCGATGATATCATCACATTGAGCAAGACTGAGTGCTTTTTGCACTTCTTCTCTTGAGGCACCTTTGCGACCAATAGCTACATTTTTATAAATTGAATCTTTAAATAAAGTAGTATTTTGGAGTACGAATGAAACATTATCCATCAATTCCTTTGTTGAAATATCTCTCACATCAACATCTCCTACTTTGATACTACCTTTCTTCACATCCCAAAATCTTGGAATCAAAGAAGCTATTGTAGTTTTTCCACTTCCTGATGGGCCAACAAGTGCAACAGATTCATTTTCATTGATTTTTAAATTAATATCATTTAATATATATTCATCTGAATCGGCACTTTCATTATTTGCCTTATTTGAATCAGTAGTTTCATAGTCAAAGTATACTCCTTCAAATTCGATTGAATGATTTTTAGGTTTTTGAGGATTACTTGCTTCAACTAATGGTTTTTCATTTAATATTGCTTCAATACTATCTAAAGCATGACTTGCCATCATCCAATCTTGTGAAACCATCATAACTCTGTTCATCATTACAGCACAGATTGGTGTGAAAATCACATAGAAAATGAAATTAGATAGGAATTTAATATCTACAAGAGATCCTGCAAGTAATATTCCTGCTGGAATTAATAGTGCGAAAAATCCATTTATTGATACTGTAAATGCAGTCATTGGAAGCTGGGTTGATAGGGAGTAATTAGCAGAGAATTTTCCATAGTTTTTAATAGCTATCATAAAGTTTTTAAATGAAAAAACACTTTGTTGGAATGCTTTTGTAACAGGAATTCCTCTTACATATTCTACAGCTTCTGCATTCATTCTTTCTAAATATATTTGGTATTGTTCCATAATATTTTGTGATTCTTTAGAAAACATCGGATACATAAATACAAAACATAATATTATTGGAATAAGACAGATTAAACCAAGTAAGTAATCAAAGCTAAATAATATTATTAGAAATGCAATTGGAGTTACAATAGCTCCTGTTAAATCAAAGATTTGATGTGCTAAGAATCCTTCAGTTCTTCCTGTACTGAAATCAATTATCTTTCTAAGACCACCACTTGTATGATTTGAAAAATATCCTTGTGGTAGCTTTAATAAATGTTTTATAGCGGCATCTTTCATATTTTTTTCATTTTTAAATGCTGATAGGTGAGTACCCATCAATCCAATGAAGTTTAAGAGAATAGCTAATGCAGCAAATAAAAATGCATTAAATGCATATGTTTCTATATTTTGTGCTTTTGCAAAATCTGGAGCAACCATTAATAGAGCATTAACAACATTCCATATGTAAATAAATGGAACTAGTAGACAAATAGTACTTAAAGCTGAAAAAACACAACCGATAATGGTTAAATATTTGTAATTTCCAGAATAATTAAGCAATCGTATAAATTTGTTTTTATTTTTATTATTTGACATATTTAACTCCTTATAATTGAATTTAGGTTTACCTAAAAATTTAAATTAGTCAAAAAAGACAATACTTTAAAAATATCTTAATAAACAAAAAAAGAGCTAATTTAAATTATTTTTTTAAAAAAAATTAAAATAAACCTATTTTCAATATCAAATATGTTTTAAATTAGTATATAAATATTTTTGAACTAAAAAGTCATAAACTATACCAAAAAGACAAAATTATTTTTTTATTTATATTATTATTTAGGTAAATATATTTTTATATTTTCTAAGTATAAAAAACTAACTATAAAAAACTAACTTAAAAAATTAGCTATAAAAAATTAAATTAAAAAATTAACTATAAAAAATTAACTTAAAAAATTAGCTATAAAAAATTAAACTAAAAAATTAGCTATAAAAAATTAAATTAAAAGATTAAATATAAAAAATAGTATTAAATTATATGTTGAATTTTATTTTTTTGTATTCAGAGGGTGTACAACCCTTATAGTCCTTAAATGCTTCTGTAAACTTTGAAGGTGAGGTATAACCTACCATTTTTGATATTTCAGAAATTGTATAATCTCCTTGATTAAGTAGTTTACAGGCATAGTCTAGTTTATATTCTTTCCGCCATTTGTAAATAGGTTTTCCATAAATTTCTTTAAAACAATTTTTTAAAGAGGTTTTACTTATATCATATTTATTTGCAAGTTGATCAATAGTAATTTTGCTTTCTAAATCATTAAGCAACTCATTTTTAACATTATCAATAATTTCCACCTGTTCTTTAGAAAGAGAAATAGATTTATTTCTATTAAAATTTGTTATAGAAAAGAATAACAACAATTCTAAGGTTTTTAATTTATGATATGGATTTTTTATCCTTTCATCAACATTATACAACTCTCCAATAACATGGTCTATTTTTTCATTAGACCTTATTAATACAAAACCTTTATTTCTTTTTAAATCTTCATAAAATTCAATTAAATCAAAATCAGGAATATAATTTTTAACATAATCGTTAGCTATATCAACATCAATAAAAATCTCTAATCCCCTATAATACTCTAGGGGAAATTCAGAAAGTGTTTTTGTTATTTCATAAATACTGATACATAAATCTCCCTGTCCAAAATATATTATTTTATCATCGTTGATAGTATATGCATATCTGCCATCACGGCAATGATTAATTTCAAGTAGGCGAGAGTCTATTTTTTCTTCTATGAAAACATCATCCATTGTTTCAATATTTAAGTCCATATAAGAAAGAATAATTCCAGGAAATATTGAATAAGTTTCCATTTTTCCATGTTCTCCATCATCACCTAATTCAATTGTTCTTTTATCATTTTCTTTTTTAATTGAAAAATTAGATTGTAAGACAAGATCAAATAATTCATAGAGCTTTTCATTCATACATAAATATATTGATAATACATATATAAAACATTACTAGTTTGAGATGGAAAAAATAAATTAAATAATATCATGAAAACTAAAAAGTTCATGAAAACTAAAAAGTAATAAAAAGTAAAAAAGGGATAGGATGGAAGAAATAATATAATTATTGAATTTGTAGTTGGGATATTAAAAAGATATTAGATCTAAATTATAAAGATAATCCTAATTTGAGAGAATGTATTAAAAGTTATGTAGTTTATATGGAAAGTACAGATTTACTTAAAAACTTAGCTGATTTTGATGTCTGGGAAAAAGAAGTATTTTTAAATAAACTATATTGTTTTAGCAATTTTATTTCTTAAACTTTAAATATTATAGTTTCTTAATTATTATATAATTTAAAACTTTTTAAACATAAGTAGATTAAGTTATTTTAAGCTATATGGATAGACATTTTATAGGAAATATATAATATATACATATAGTTATATAATTTAAGATGATAATATGATAGAAACTGATGTTTTAGTAATCGGTGCTGGTCCTGCAGGGTCTGCTGCTAGTAAACATGCTGCTTTAGGAGGAGCAAATGTTATACTAATAGATAAAAAATCAGAAATAGGAACTCCTAAAAGATGTGCAGAAGGTATTTATGATCATGGGCTTAAATGGTTAAATATAGAAGCAAATCCTCAGTGGGCCGTTCAAAGAATTAATGGAGGAACTATAATTGCACCTGATATGACAAGATTAACTCTTGATGAAAGGGTTTTACCTGAAAAAGGATATATCATTGAAAGAAAGGTCTTTGATAAATATATGGCTATGGATGCAGCAAGAGCTGGTGCTGAAGTTATGGTAAAGACTTTAGCAAAAACAATTAAAAGAGAAAAAGGAGAGGATTTCTTTAGTGTAACTTGTCAACAGATGGATGAATCAATTGATATTAAAACAAAAATAATAATTGCTGCAGATGGTCCTGAATCTCGTATTGCTAAAGCCTTAGGTATTAATTCTACAACTAAACCACAAGATATGATATCTGGAGTTCAATATGAAATGGTTGGAGTAAATTGTGAGCGAATGGATTTAATTGAGCTTCATTTAGGTGCTTTTGCAGATGGAGGTTATGCTTGGGTTTTTCCTAAAGGTGATGATATAGCTAATGTAGGAATTGGTGTATCTTCAGCAAGTAAAAAACCAGCTATTGAATACTTAGATGAATTTATTAAAAAATATCCTCCATTAAACAATGCTAAAGCTGTTGAACTGAATGTTGGAGGAAATCCGATTGGAGGATTAATTGGACAAATTTATGATGATAATTTATTAGTTTGTGGAGATGCTGCAGGTCAAGTAGATCCAGTTACAGGCGGAGGGATAATTTTAGGAATGCTTGGTGGAATGGCTGCAGGTAAAGTGGCTGCTAAAGCTATTAAAGATAAAGATTATTCTGCTAGCAGATTAAAAGAATATGAAGTTTTATATGATGAATATACTCAAGGAGCAATTCCTAAATTAGCAGTTGCTCGTGATGTATATCTTTCGCTAGATGATAATGACTTAAATCAAATTGTTAATGCATTTATAGGGCTTGATTTAAAGAATATGTCTTTAAGTGATTTTGTTAAAGTATTTTTCAAATTATCTCCACGCCTTGCACTAAAGTTTAGAAAGCTATTTAAAATCATATTATGATAAGCTAAACAATATTTTATGATTTTTATATGAAAAAAATAACTTCTCATAAAATATGTTGTAATGTATTTTATTAAAAAAATAAAATTTCGCAATAAGCTATTTAAAAATAATTTTCGGTGAAAAAATGTCTATAATAAAAAAACTATTAATAATATTTTTAGTGATAATCTGTATTTCAATCGCTTTAGGAGTATATATAAATACAGATAATCCTAGCACTAATAGCACGGTTTCAAATGATGGAACTAATGATATAGTTATAAATGATTCCATATCCCATATTATCAATAATTCAGATGAAAATGGAACGATTTGGGTTGAATATAATGGAACATTAAAAGAAGTAAAAGTTGGAGAATCATCAGGTAATGTCTCTGCTTCAAATTAAATTTAAAATGAAAAATTCAAGTCCCTAAAAATATTTTTTAATTTTTTTAATTAGTCTGTTCTTTTAATTTTCATTTGAATCAACTAAAATTTATAATTTTTCAAGTAAACTTTATATACTATAAGATATAAAATAAGTTTAAAGGTTCATTCTCTTGATTTTTAATCTTAGCTAGTATTTTTAAACACAATATGGATAAGAAAAGAGATGAACTCTCTTTTCTTTCCTCCCCTATTTTTTATTATTTTTTATTATCTTTTTAATATGATTCTCTTTAAATATTTTTTAAGCCATTACTTTTTTTAAAATCTTTTTAAATAACTATTTTTTTATTTATCCTATTTTAAAAGTCTGATTTTTATAGAAATGTTTATATAATTTATAAAACAATAATTATTTAGGCTTGCCTAATAGTTTAATTAAGTTTTATATAGTATTATTTTTTATAGATATACATTTATATATTAGTAAATTAAAATTTGATTGATATATTTTATTATTTTATTTAAATATTAATTTTTAGGTAAATAAAAATTTCGAAATATTGTGTTTTTTATTTAATTTTTGAGAAGATAATTATGACTAAGATAAATTCTAAGATTAATTCAGAAACTAAAAATCTCAATAAAAAAGATAAGTCATACTATAAGAATATTCTTTTAATAGGAAGTCCTAATGTTGGAAAAAGCTTAACATTTAATAAATTAACTGGTATGACTGCAATGGTTTCTAATTATCCTGGAACCACAGTAGATATTGATGAAGGGAATTTTACATATAACAATAAAACAGTTCATATAACAGACCCTCCTGGACTTTATGATTTAAATACAATAACTGAAGAAGAAAGAGTAGCTAAATTATTAGTTTTAGATGAAGAATTTGACCTGATGGTTCATATTGTAGATGCTAAAAATATAGAAAAATCAATTGACCTTACATTGCAATTAATTGATGCAGGAAAAGAAGTTATTTT includes:
- a CDS encoding DNA polymerase beta superfamily protein, encoding MCSWDIKKILDLNYKDNPNLRECIKSYVVYMESTDLLKNLADFDVWEKEVFLNKLYCFSNFIS
- a CDS encoding energy-coupling factor transporter transmembrane component T yields the protein MELKLDNQNRFNIDPRTKIIILIILSFMVFNDAPLYISGILVLIPFFCLFFSKHEKSALIYIIIYLIAKYLQIYLLPSSKGISSILIVSFTYSATRMLPILMMGYYTISTTKVSEFIASMEKSNIPKDINIPISVIFRYIPSVCEEIKSITNAMKMRGFGLTFKSLQNPLKLIEFYMIPILISAVKTSDELSAASLTRGLSNPKKRTHLVSVKFNKLDYLLIAITVIGFIVYIFYFIGGH
- a CDS encoding ABC transporter ATP-binding protein — encoded protein: MISEYFVERFGLTKDGADNLIKGILYTALQNISFIFPVGLYTLLLYIWLEPLMGGEIIDPNLAMFIVLILIVLGIIFAFSWKQYHFLYNTTYVESENRRINLGENLRKLPLSFFENRDLADLTSTIMNDCTDLEHLFSHAVPQLLGSILSLIIIAVGMIIFDWRLGIALLWVVPVAFIILYITKIYIRKGSKLVMNDLLRCGDSMQECIESIRELKSYHYEDEYFSKLSGLTSTIEKSRIKAELMASAGVIVGKLFLNLGMVSVILLGSYLIINGEISIFTFLIFLIASATIYNPIENGLMFLAEILMMDIKIDRAKEIESLVIEGGLTDYSLDGYDIEFKDVNFNYDDLKDVLTDINFLAKQGEVTALVGPSGGGKSTVSKLAARFWDPVDGQVSLGGENLAELDCEKLLENFSIVFQDVILFNNSILENIRVGRKGASDEEVIEAARLAECEEFVEKLPNGYDTIIGENGELLSGGQRQRISIARALLKNANVILLDEATSFLDVENESKIQKALSALIKKKTVIIIAHRMRTIANADKIVVLNEGRIAEQGSPEELIEKDGLFKKMVDLQNLSGEWKI
- a CDS encoding ABC transporter ATP-binding protein; translation: MSNNKNKNKFIRLLNYSGNYKYLTIIGCVFSALSTICLLVPFIYIWNVVNALLMVAPDFAKAQNIETYAFNAFLFAALAILLNFIGLMGTHLSAFKNEKNMKDAAIKHLLKLPQGYFSNHTSGGLRKIIDFSTGRTEGFLAHQIFDLTGAIVTPIAFLIILFSFDYLLGLICLIPIILCFVFMYPMFSKESQNIMEQYQIYLERMNAEAVEYVRGIPVTKAFQQSVFSFKNFMIAIKNYGKFSANYSLSTQLPMTAFTVSINGFFALLIPAGILLAGSLVDIKFLSNFIFYVIFTPICAVMMNRVMMVSQDWMMASHALDSIEAILNEKPLVEASNPQKPKNHSIEFEGVYFDYETTDSNKANNESADSDEYILNDINLKINENESVALVGPSGSGKTTIASLIPRFWDVKKGSIKVGDVDVRDISTKELMDNVSFVLQNTTLFKDSIYKNVAIGRKGASREEVQKALSLAQCDDIIDELPDGIDTVIGSEGTYLSGGQQQRISLARAILKDAPIIILDEATALADPENEYMIQKAISEITKEKTVIMIAHRLSTVKNVDKIYVIDNGRIVEEGNHDSLVESEGPYSKMWIEFNQAIQWKVKSGGK
- a CDS encoding helix-turn-helix domain-containing protein, which encodes MNEKLYELFDLVLQSNFSIKKENDKRTIELGDDGEHGKMETYSIFPGIILSYMDLNIETMDDVFIEEKIDSRLLEINHCRDGRYAYTINDDKIIYFGQGDLCISIYEITKTLSEFPLEYYRGLEIFIDVDIANDYVKNYIPDFDLIEFYEDLKRNKGFVLIRSNEKIDHVIGELYNVDERIKNPYHKLKTLELLLFFSITNFNRNKSISLSKEQVEIIDNVKNELLNDLESKITIDQLANKYDISKTSLKNCFKEIYGKPIYKWRKEYKLDYACKLLNQGDYTISEISKMVGYTSPSKFTEAFKDYKGCTPSEYKKIKFNI
- a CDS encoding ABC transporter ATP-binding protein, with product MNLENINLNIKEGEVILLCGESGCGKTTLTRFLNGLIPNFFDGKRKGEVYLNDDSVIQMPIYEISEQIGSVFQNPKTQFFNVDTTSEIVFGCENLGIAEDEIKRRLKEVVNDFNLKNLLDKNIFKLSGGEKQKIACASISAVHPKILVLDEPSSNLDSISSWHLEEIIKKWKSQGKTVIIAEHKLFYLENVLDRVIFIKNGKINEEWSISDFKNIDLRDLGLRQLNLDNLNAKHKEYYSNGQKLLELKNFKFKYDKTPVLDIDRVKIPKNEIIAIIGKNGAGKSTFANCLCGLKRSCKGELIFDEKALKRKDRLKKTYMVMQDVNHQLFTESVLDEILLSMDEGDIELAEDILTNLNLIHLKDSHPMALSGGEKQRVAIASAIASKKEILIFDEPTSGLDLKNMMKVSENLRYLQNLGITSFIITHDFELIMETCSHILHFEDGKIIDNYKIDEEKLKDFFLNS
- a CDS encoding MptD family putative ECF transporter S component, with amino-acid sequence MSEILNVKDLITVGIFSVIIIVLIFIFGMLGYIPILMIALPILGALICGIPYMLFLTRVSKFGMVTLMGLILGIIMFLSGHTWVPILVFTLCAFIADCILRMGGYSSLKNSIISYGIFILGIMGNMIPFFILRDYYISNIRASMGNDYVNVIAPFINNEILIIIIILTFITGLISAYIGRIVLKKHFERAGIA
- a CDS encoding geranylgeranyl reductase family protein, with the translated sequence MIETDVLVIGAGPAGSAASKHAALGGANVILIDKKSEIGTPKRCAEGIYDHGLKWLNIEANPQWAVQRINGGTIIAPDMTRLTLDERVLPEKGYIIERKVFDKYMAMDAARAGAEVMVKTLAKTIKREKGEDFFSVTCQQMDESIDIKTKIIIAADGPESRIAKALGINSTTKPQDMISGVQYEMVGVNCERMDLIELHLGAFADGGYAWVFPKGDDIANVGIGVSSASKKPAIEYLDEFIKKYPPLNNAKAVELNVGGNPIGGLIGQIYDDNLLVCGDAAGQVDPVTGGGIILGMLGGMAAGKVAAKAIKDKDYSASRLKEYEVLYDEYTQGAIPKLAVARDVYLSLDDNDLNQIVNAFIGLDLKNMSLSDFVKVFFKLSPRLALKFRKLFKIIL